One part of the Aneurinibacillus sp. REN35 genome encodes these proteins:
- the lepB gene encoding signal peptidase I yields MGNHTGMVQWSRYFLILVTGLVIIRIFFFAPYVVEGVSMYPTLANHERIVVNKWVYYMRNPNYGDVIVLHANDTEDYIKRIIGVEGDELELFNGVLYRNGKIVEEPYINEITVGNFSKVKVPPDSYFVMGDNRNRSMDSREIGFISKNSVVGRAEFIFYPFESAQRIK; encoded by the coding sequence GTGGGAAATCACACGGGAATGGTTCAATGGAGCAGGTACTTTTTGATTCTCGTCACTGGGCTTGTTATCATACGTATTTTCTTTTTCGCGCCCTATGTCGTAGAAGGGGTTTCGATGTATCCAACCCTTGCAAACCATGAGCGCATTGTAGTAAACAAGTGGGTCTATTATATGAGAAATCCGAATTATGGCGATGTTATTGTACTTCATGCCAATGATACGGAAGATTATATTAAACGGATTATTGGCGTTGAGGGAGATGAATTGGAACTTTTTAACGGCGTACTTTATCGTAACGGCAAGATCGTGGAAGAGCCATATATTAATGAGATTACCGTGGGCAATTTCAGCAAGGTGAAAGTACCGCCTGATTCCTATTTTGTCATGGGGGATAATCGGAACCGGAGTATGGATAGCCGAGAGATTGGCTTTATTTCCAAAAACAGTGTAGTGGGGCGGGCTGAATTTATATTTTATCCGTTTGAGTCCGCCCAGCGGATAAAATAG
- the surE gene encoding 5'/3'-nucleotidase SurE, translating to MYKVVVTNDDGIHALGIHKLVQSLEGLAEIIVVAPDTERSAEGHRITVREGLTVKQVDFHGMDHVQAWAVNGTPADCVKMAINVILQERPDLVISGINAGLNLGKDIYYSGTVSAAREAVIYEVPAIAVSYENHFHKEDFGEVEKLVRPIWKEIKIHDIPVDVLININIPHIKQSELKGVVVTGLDIHHYRDRIDEKPGISGIQEYWLERDYGELKKINNNDYHMVRNGYITMTPVHIDSTDYAFLKKMEQWNVIKKNASEKE from the coding sequence ATGTACAAAGTGGTAGTGACTAACGACGATGGTATTCACGCATTAGGCATTCATAAGCTCGTTCAATCGCTTGAGGGACTAGCAGAGATCATTGTTGTAGCTCCAGACACGGAACGAAGTGCAGAAGGACATCGTATTACAGTACGCGAAGGACTGACAGTTAAGCAGGTTGATTTTCATGGAATGGATCATGTGCAGGCATGGGCTGTGAACGGTACACCTGCCGACTGTGTAAAGATGGCGATTAATGTTATCCTGCAAGAACGCCCAGACCTTGTGATCTCTGGGATTAATGCCGGGTTGAATCTGGGTAAAGATATTTATTATTCAGGAACTGTAAGCGCAGCACGTGAAGCGGTAATTTATGAAGTGCCGGCCATTGCAGTTTCTTATGAAAACCATTTCCATAAGGAGGATTTTGGTGAAGTAGAAAAGCTGGTACGTCCTATATGGAAAGAGATCAAGATTCATGACATTCCTGTTGACGTTCTTATCAATATTAATATTCCACATATCAAGCAGTCTGAATTAAAGGGAGTCGTTGTTACAGGTCTTGATATTCATCACTATCGGGACCGTATTGATGAGAAGCCGGGAATATCCGGTATACAGGAATACTGGCTTGAGCGGGATTATGGTGAGCTGAAGAAGATTAATAATAATGATTACCATATGGTTCGTAATGGCTATATTACAATGACGCCTGTTCATATTGATTCTACGGATTATGCATTTCTTAAGAAGATGGAGCAGTGGAATGTCATTAAGAAGAATGCATCTGAAAAAGAATAA
- a CDS encoding MerR family transcriptional regulator → MGEVAAQAQVSKRTIDYYTHLGLLCARRSEANYRLYPEDTLERLKLIECWKRQKLTLEEIKERIGQWQLGAGDHTAVEVVQHVQELQDDMRRLEEQVQELTLRLKTMDEKQARLIARQLSLQGSSLLHTLMLLLGDAPF, encoded by the coding sequence ATAGGAGAAGTAGCGGCGCAAGCGCAAGTAAGCAAGCGTACGATTGACTATTATACTCATCTGGGGCTTTTGTGTGCGCGGCGTTCCGAAGCGAACTATCGTCTTTATCCAGAAGATACGTTAGAGCGCTTGAAGTTGATTGAATGCTGGAAGCGTCAGAAGCTTACGCTCGAAGAAATTAAGGAGCGGATCGGCCAATGGCAGCTAGGTGCCGGCGATCACACGGCGGTGGAAGTGGTTCAGCATGTTCAAGAGCTTCAAGATGATATGCGCAGGTTAGAGGAGCAAGTGCAGGAATTGACGCTGCGTTTAAAGACAATGGATGAGAAGCAGGCCAGGCTTATTGCACGCCAGCTTTCACTGCAAGGCAGTTCTCTTCTTCATACCCTTATGCTTTTGCTTGGAGATGCGCCGTTTTAA
- a CDS encoding zinc metallopeptidase, translating into MFFTWITPLIFLAFGLTIWAQFKVKGNFNKFSEVPAQSGMSGAEVARRILDDNGLHQVPIEPVPGKLTDHYDPVSKVVRLSEPVYYGNSISSISVAAHEVGHAIQHKEGYSMLVLRHRMFPAVNLTSGIAPFLLIAGILFKMTNLLLVGIVFFAVAVAFQLVTLPVEFNASSRAKRLMLAEGMVASTEKRGVDKVLGAAALTYVASTLVAALQLLEYIWIFTSSNED; encoded by the coding sequence ATGTTTTTTACATGGATAACGCCCTTGATTTTTTTAGCTTTTGGTCTAACCATTTGGGCACAATTCAAGGTGAAGGGGAATTTTAACAAATTTTCCGAGGTGCCTGCGCAGTCGGGAATGAGCGGGGCAGAAGTGGCACGGCGCATTCTTGATGATAACGGGCTGCACCAGGTGCCGATTGAGCCGGTTCCAGGTAAGTTAACCGATCACTATGATCCGGTTTCTAAAGTGGTACGCTTATCTGAACCTGTATATTATGGAAATTCGATTTCATCTATTTCCGTGGCTGCGCATGAAGTCGGACACGCGATTCAACATAAAGAAGGCTACAGTATGCTGGTTTTGCGCCATCGCATGTTCCCGGCTGTCAATCTTACTTCGGGTATTGCGCCGTTCCTTTTAATAGCGGGCATCCTTTTTAAGATGACGAACCTGCTTTTGGTAGGCATTGTGTTCTTCGCTGTGGCGGTGGCATTCCAACTTGTTACATTGCCTGTTGAATTTAATGCAAGTTCACGTGCGAAGCGGTTGATGCTGGCAGAAGGTATGGTTGCAAGTACGGAAAAGCGCGGTGTAGACAAAGTATTAGGGGCTGCGGCTCTTACGTATGTAGCTTCTACGCTGGTAGCTGCTTTACAGCTGCTTGAGTATATTTGGATTTTTACATCAAGCAATGAAGATTAA